In the genome of Brachypodium distachyon strain Bd21 chromosome 3, Brachypodium_distachyon_v3.0, whole genome shotgun sequence, the window GTTTTCAGACTCCTGAATTAACCACTAATGCCGTTCGTTATGAAACACTTCACTCAGATATGGCCAAGCAATCAAGGTGAACTGGGCATATGCAAGCACACAGCGGGAGGATACATCTGGTAATATATTATTTGAAAAACCttcattattttttctttcattttatAATTTAACCCTTGTTTGGTTAACCGTGCCCATTGAATTATTCCAGGACATTTCCATATTTTTGTTGGTGATTTAAGTTCTGAAGTGAATGACGCAACTCTTTATGCCTGTTTCTCAGTATATACTTCTTGTTCGTAAGTCCTTAGTTCCTTGTAATATGTTAACACAGGAGTATCATTTTCCTCCTTTTTATCACTTATGTTTTTGTCTAGCTTCTcagttatttatttttcatttatgATCAGTGATGCTCGAGTGATGTGGGACAATAAAACTGGACGCTCCAGAGGTTACGGCTTTGTCTCCTTTCGCAATCAACAGGTATAAACAGCTCAGACCATTTCTCTTTTGCATTTTGCAGTAgttttacccttttttttcctctcgaATGTGCATCGAAACGTGTgtcattttgtattagaagAACGCCAAGAAGGCGCCAGGTTTAGAACCTCCAAATGAAAACTCAAAACACCGAAAGCTAAGAATGActaaaagaagagagaagaagaaactgaAACTATCCTACTCTACTTGCCTTATGCTATTATGCCTAAAACACCTAACCTAAGTTTTACCATTTTGATCACATGAGTCTAAGAACACACTGTTTTCTACCTAATATTCTTATGTCTGATCTATTTGATACTGATTTTGCATTGTTGGAGTTGTTTTAGAGCCATCGGCACTGTTTCTATAGTTTAACTCGATGAATTGTTCTTGCCTTGTGTTACCCGTAACTCTTTAGTTTAAACTGTATTTATTGTTTAATTAATTCTCCTTTGGCAAACAATTTTGTTATGCTACTTTTGTTCTCCTATATTATTCAAGTTACTTTccaatgtactccctccgaccggtattacttatctcaaatttgcccaaatacggatgtatctatgtgtaaaaagtgtctagatacatgtaataattcgacaagtaattccggtcagagggagtattaaaatcTGTCTAGCTCCTTTGGTCATCCATAGGCAAAATTCGAAATGTAGTGTCTATTTTGCATTTAGTATAGCATGGACATGAAGTTTGATGATCAACTGAAGTTTCCTTTAGTAAACTCATTAGAGCATCAAGAACTTTTTGTTTGAGAACTGGAGACTGGTATTTCAATCAGTCCTGCACTTACAAACTAGAACTAGTGTTTTCTTTATATTGTCGCTCAATACTATGCTATTTCTTGGTGCAGGAAGCTGAAACTGCTATAACTGAAATGACTGGTAAATTTTCTGCTGGAGCTTACAATTAATTATTactatttttcattttctgctGATATTCTTATGTAGCATTTTTCCGAGTCTTGCAAACTAATGTGTTGCAACAGGTAAATGGCTTGGCAGCAGACAAATAAGGTGCAACTGGGCAACAAAGACTAAtgcagaagaaaaacaagaaaccGACAACCATAATGCAGTTGTACTGACGAACGGTAGTTCCAGTAATGCAGGTTATGTCTCTAACAATTTAatgatgatatttttttttcattcatgTCTTTGTTCAGGCCAACCAATGTCATGGCAGGAATTACGTTGCCATATTTTCAGTAACAATGATCTGAGCCAATAAAGTGGCTGCTGATTATGCCGTTTTTTCAAACCTTTTCTGCAGCAATGGAGGGAAACCAGGAAACAGGAAGTAAAGAGAATCCGGAGAACAACCCTGATTTCACTACGGTGTATGTAGGCAACCTTGGGCATGAGGTAAAACCAAATTTCTGCTATCGCAATCTGTTATGAAGTTATctatctgttttttttcttcctgtcAGATGAAAATATTAGGACACCTGTAAGTCTATCTTTTGTTTAACTGGTCAGGTCAATCGAGATGAGCTTCACCGCCACTTCTATAACTTAGGTGTTGGGGCAATCGAGGAAGTTCGTGTTCAACAGGAtaaagggtttggatttgtaaGGTACAATACCCATGGTGAGGCAGCACTAGCGATTCAGATGGCCAATGGATTGGTCATCCGTGGCAAGCCAATAAAGGTAACTTCCAACACAATTTCTGTCTTGTTCTTTTTCCTCAAATTGTTCATTTCAATTTCATGATATATTTCTCCCTGTTATCTTGTGTAGTGCTCATGGGGCAACAAACCAACTCCGCCCGGGACATCTTCTAAGCCGCTGCCACCTCCGGGCCCTGCTTACCAACCCGTAGCAATGGCGGGTGTGCCGCAAGGCTTCACAGCAGCCGAGCTCCTGGCTTACCAGAGGCAGCTCGCCTTAAGCCAGGCCGCAGCGGGGCAGATTGCTGCTGGCGGGCACGGTCTGGCGGGCCAGGTATCCGCAGGGCTTCTTGCTGCTGGCTCCCAGGCCCTCTACGACGGCTACCCGAACCAGTCGTCGGCGCAGCAGCTTATGTACTACAACTAGTCCATAGGAGAGGGTCTAAAAGAGGATGGAAGGCGTTTGTAGTGTTCTTCAGCTTTGCTTGAAGCCAAGCCTGACCTTCTCTC includes:
- the LOC100831358 gene encoding oligouridylate-binding protein 1, producing MNGAGGSQQQQQQQQQQRLRQQQQQQQQQQALLMQQALQQQQYQSGVLAAAAAAAMTQMEPVSNGNLPPGFDPSTCRSVYVGNVHPNVTESLLIEVFQSSGPVERCKLIRKEKSSFGFVDYYDRRSAALAIMSLHGRHIYGQAIKVNWAYASTQREDTSGHFHIFVGDLSSEVNDATLYACFSVYTSCSDARVMWDNKTGRSRGYGFVSFRNQQEAETAITEMTGKWLGSRQIRCNWATKTNAEEKQETDNHNAVVLTNGSSSNAAMEGNQETGSKENPENNPDFTTVYVGNLGHEVNRDELHRHFYNLGVGAIEEVRVQQDKGFGFVRYNTHGEAALAIQMANGLVIRGKPIKCSWGNKPTPPGTSSKPLPPPGPAYQPVAMAGVPQGFTAAELLAYQRQLALSQAAAGQIAAGGHGLAGQVSAGLLAAGSQALYDGYPNQSSAQQLMYYN